In Salmo trutta chromosome 24, fSalTru1.1, whole genome shotgun sequence, the DNA window AATTCACCGTTTTTTTTATTGAGAGTTCGAACAGTACATTAAGATCATTCTATTCTTCAAATAAGAAAGCTGTAAAAACAGTCAATACATGTGTCTTAAAGGTATACTTCGGGATTTcgtcagtgtaacagtgtaggttctgtccctctcttcgcccccaacccgggctcgaaccagggacccttgcacacatcaacaactgacaccccacgaagcatcgttacccatcgcgccacaagagccacggcccttgcaacgcaaggggaaaccctacttcaagtctcagagcgagtgacgtcactgattgaaatgctattagcgcgcaccaccgctaactaactagccatttcacatcggttacactcaccccccctttgacctcctcctttttccgcagcaaccaatgatctgggtcacggcaccaatgtaacagtgtaggttctatccctctcttcgccccaacccgggctcgaaccagggacccttgcacacatcaacaactgcaccccacgaagcatcgttacccatcgcgccacaaaagccacggcccttgcaacgcaaggggaaaccctacttcaagtctcagagcgagtgacgtcactgattgaaatgctattagcgcgccccaccgctaactaactagccatttcacatcggttacatcagcCCTTTatgtacttccccagagtcagatgaactcatggataccatttttatttctctggatccagtatgaaggaagttagaggtaaaCAATGTGAACCAATGCttactagcgttagcacaatgactcgaagtctatggtatctacaagcatgctagcagttaccatagatttacttgtatataactgccttaattttgctggaccacaggaagagtagccgctgccttggcagcagctaatggggatccataataaatacaaaaacaaacgctagttagcaacttccttcagaCTGCACGAAGAGACCTAACAATTGTATCCACAAATTCATCTGACTctagggaagtagataaagggcttcattgccaaaatcctgaagtatccctttaaggcctTTGCATAATCGGTAATTTGTTGTACCCTCTAGCATATAGCGTATATGTTgttcttgtttgtttgtttgtgtacttCCTGTGGTGTTTTGtacaataaaaaaatgataaactgtatatatatatatatatatatatatatatatatatatatatatatatacagtttaagtcggaagtttacatacacttaggttggagtcattaaaactcattcttcaaccactcctcaaatttcttgctaacaaactatagttttggcaagtcggttaggacatctactttgtgcatgacaagtaattcttccaacaattgtttacagacagattatttcacttataattcactgtatcacaattccagtaggtcaaaatgtacatacaccaagttgactgtgtctttaaacagcttggaaaattccagaaaattatgtcatggctttagaagcttctcataggctaattgccatcatttgagtcaattggaggtgtacctgtggatgtatttcaaggcctaccttcaaactcattgcgtctttgtttgacatcatgggaaaatcaaaagaaatcagccaagacctcagaaaaaaattgtaaacctccacaagtctggttcatccttgggagcaatttccaaatgcctgaaggtaccacgttaatctgtacaaacagtagtacgcaagaataaacaccatgggaccacgcagctgtcataccgctcaggaaggagatgcgttctgtctcctagagatgaacatactttgatgcgaaaagtgcaattcaatcccaaaacaacagcaaagctggaggaaacaagtacaaaagtatctatatctacaataAAAGGAGTGCTAAATagacataacccgaaaggccactcagcaaggaagaagccactgctccaaaaccaccataaaaaagctagactacggtttgcaactgcacatggggacaaagattgtactttttggagaaatgtcctctggtctgatgaaacaaaaatattacttttgggccataatgaccatcgttatgtttggaggaaaaagggggaggcttgcaagccgaagaacatcatcccaaccgtgaagcacgggggtggcagcatcatgttgtgggggtactttgctgcaggagggactggtgcacttcacaaaatagatggcatcatgaggaaagacaattatgtggatatattgaagcaacatctcaagacatcagtcaggaagttaaagcttggtcgcaaatgggtcttccaaatggactatgaccccaagcatacttccaaaaaaattaatgggcagaactgaaaaagagtgtgcaagcaaggaggcccacaaacctgactcagttacaccagctctgtcaggaggaatgggccaaaattcacccatcttattgtgggaagcttgtggaaagctacccaaaacgtttgacccaagttaaacaatttaaaggcaatgctaccaaatactaattgagtgtatgtaaacttctttcccactgggaatgtgatgaaagaaataaaagctgaaataaatcattctctcgactattattctgacatttcacattcttaaaataaagtggtgatcctaactgatctaagacagggaattcttactaggattaaatgtcaggaattgtgaaaaatttagtttaaatgtatttggctaaggtgtatgtaaacttccgacttcaactgtgtgtgtgtgtgtgtgtatatatatatatataacagctGTGGAGTTACAGTAAAGTTGGATACAATGTTGCACTTAAGATTACAAGTGGCACATTCTGTATTTGGTATTTTTGGTCGAGGAAGTAGCCTCGTTGTAATAACAATGATATAGTTTTCTCGATATACAAAAGGTAAAGAACAAATAACATCTTATTCGTTTTGAAAGCAGGTGTATGCCCAGGTCtacttcatcactctctctctctctctctctctctctttctctctctctcttcactatcATCATGTCACATTTGAAGAGCATTTTCCCTCATAATTCAGACCAGTAGCAATCCACCTTCCATCTTCAGATGATGCCAGGGGGGCATTTCACACAGGGATGTCAATAGGCTTTCTCGTCCCCATGCTATTTACCCCGTCCTTCACCTTAATTAAGCCTATTGACGAGTCAATAATATTTAAAAACAGGGATGAGGAAATATGGAAATACTCCGGTCATACACAGGATGCGATAGCTTGGCTTTACCAGAGTCCAAGGTCAAGATGACGTTGTCTTGTGGTAATGGGGCATTTCACAAGGGCATCATTACACCACAGCCACCATAACATATAGGCAACTTGGAAACTGAGAAATGTCCGACTTGGAAACTCATTGTAGAAAGATGAGCTCCAGATGAGTAAGATGCATTTAACTACTAAGATAATGTCACCTGTTGATATCAATGGTACACCCTAGAGAGTTTAAGTTATTCTGAACCATATCTTTGAAACGTGATGATAATTTGATATCCTTGCTCACTGTCCACAATACTGGAGCTGGCACTTTGTCGTGGTGGGGGAGTTTACGCGTCTTTCTGACGTGACCTGTGGGCTGTAACAACATGAGCCAAATCTAGGCTCCTGCAGGTCTAACCATCAGGTTGTGCCAGTAAGCACAGTAATGCTTTCCTTCTTCTTTACTATTGCTGGAGGAAGCATACAGTTTCTTTAGAAAATTACTCATGACACCGTAAAAGAGCAGAGACCATGGCCTTTGAACTAATGTAATTTCTCTTCTCTGATTTTAGATTCATAGACAGTCTGTTGTTAAAGCATGACAACTGTAACAAATGGAGAGACAGCCTAGTGAACCTACACTCTGGATAAACAAATCCTAAGAGATAAGGGatagatacatttacattttagtcttttattagactctcttatccagagcaacttacaggcgcaattagggttaagtgccttgctcaagagcacagacagatttttccaCCTAGTTGGCTtcaggattcaaaccagcaacttttcagttattGGCTCaccgctcttaaccgctaggctacctgtcagaGAATGATGGTTTGAGCAAGGAAGTGACACAGATAAAGAGAAGGGAAAACCGAGAACGACAAAGATAAGTAGATATGCTTAGGAAGGAAGAAGATgcttagagagatggagagaatgacagaaagagagagaggggcagagataTTGGTGTCAGTGCAGCCACTTCCTGTCAtcagcgatagagagagagtgtgcaagagagagaaagagagagggagggagggagggctagaaAGCAATTAACCAAGAGAACCCTCTAGAGCCACCGCCATCATTCACCCcaggacagaaggagagagatcaTCACTTGTTTCCtcggagggaaagagaggaaaaaagGGAGAATGACTGCTCCATGGTGGACAGGTGTTGTGGTGATACTGAAGCTTGTGTCTTCTGCAGGTAAGTACCAATCCAGCTGTACCATGGGAGTTACGTACTAGCCATGGTGGAACAGACAGAAATGGCGATACCATCAAAACAGAGGTGTTTGACCTGAATTTAgtgtcagggttaaggttagggcaaaGTTTCGTTAAAGTTTGTTAAAGTGTCTGTTTGGTTAAAAAGTTTTGACTTCTGTACTTTTTAGTGTGGCCAGATAGTAAGTTTCCTGTACTACAATGCATTATTTTCTGTCCGACACCCTCGATTTTTACTCTCCCACCAACACCGCCTTCACCTCGTTTCCTACCCAGAGcacaggtggctggtggcaccttcatttgggaggatgggctcgtagTAATGACTGGAACGGAATAAATAGAATCAGTGGTGTGTGTTcgtggatgccaagggaagccaggctaccccaaaaaaagtatttcaattcacaagaggctgaatatATCTCACCAGAGAAGTCATCCGAGTgagcaaaacagcgcccctctgtctctgtttgtgtaggccatatatctgatgctgtctggtctaaAATAGTATGAGATCGTTGCCGCCCATAtcattgaaggcaagggaagacagagagcatttggcctcccttgataaaaaaaaaagctcaactgtgaatgatcctggtgcaccaaaaaaaagtgtcaagggacaTACAAATCCAAAAGTGTTTGGATTTGTCTTCACTCCAGTCACATCGCATCAAGAGCATACGTCACTAACAGAAACtcgtgttgtgttgttgtcctagctagcaagctaaaattgtcactgtcctaaattagccatggatggagatagggatttggacttggactggttttacttaattctccttactggccaatgattataatggcacGAACCAAGACAGAGTGAGAGGAGATGCTGTGTACAATTCAAGGCTATCTCTTCAGACAATACAATTTTCCTTTTTTATGGCTtagcttccccagtgatttttaccccacaccactactgaatggaatggtatcaaacacatcaaatgcacggtttccatggtttccaagtgtttgataccattccattcactccgttccatCCATTATCCCATCACCAACCTGTGACCCAGAGGCGCTCTGCCCTGGGTATGAACAGTGTCCTCCCCCTGGTCAGGCTGAGAGAGAAGGTTCCAGGAGCTCTATTGCTCTGTGCTAACTGTTCGTGTTTGAGTGGCTACGTTTCTACACATCTATTTTTGCGTCTGTGTAGAACATGAAAGCTTTGTTCATTTCAACGTTACCACAAAGACAGTCACAGACAGATGAGAGACAGTAACACCTGTTGGTGAATGAGAATTGAAGTGGAAGTGGTGAGTGATTATTCTGAGACAATGTTGCTCCTGAGTAGTGTGTGGACTCAATAGTGAATTTGTCCTTGATGCAGATGTGTAGATGATCACCAGCTGGGCACAACTAAATGCCCCCCCCAAGCAGTTACACCACCAAAGACTCAATTTGTCACAACACAGCTTCTGTATAAACCACTGAACTACATACTGAGTTCCACAGACACAaaccacagagggagagagatagagagagatagatagagagcgcTGACAGGAAGACAGTTATCTACAGGGTCATTTTGTCTTTGCGATGACAGGGTGTCTGTTTCTTACTTACTCTACTAAAATGTCTACCTGCGTAAGGGTATAGCCCTGTGCTCAGTACTACCCTATTCTCCCTTCTAATTAATTATCCATGCACCTGTTCTTCTAGTTCATTATCCATGCACCTGTTCTTCTAGTTCATTATCCATGCACCTGTTCTTCTAGTTCATTATCCATGCACCTGTTCTTCTAGTTCAGTATCCATGCACCTGTTCTTCTAGTTCATTATCCATGCACCTGTTCTTCTAGTTCAGTATCCATGCACCTGTTCTTCTAGTTCAGTATCCATGCACCTGGTCTTCTAGTTCAGTATCCATGCACCTGTTCTTCTAGTTCAGTATCCATGCACCTGTTCTTCTAGTTCATTATCCATGCACCTGTTCTTCTAGTTCATTATCCATGCACCTGTTCTTCTAGTTCAGTATCCATGCACCTGTTCTTCTAGTTCATTATCCATGCACCTGTTCTTCTAGTTCAGTATCCATGCACCTGGTCTTCTAGTTCAGTATCCATGCACCTGTTCTTCTAGTTCAGTATCCATGCACCTGTTCTTCTAGTTCAGTATCCATGCACCTGGTCTTCTAGTTCATTATCCATGCACCTGGTCTTCTAGTTCATTATCCATGCACCTGTTCTTCTAGTTCATTATCCATGCACCTGTTCTTCTAGTTCAGTATCCATGCACCTGTTCTTCTAGTTCAGTATCCATGCACCTGTTCTTCTAGTTCAGTATCCATGCACCTGTTCTTCTAGTTCATTATCCATGCACCTGTTCTTCTAGTTCATTATCCATGCACCTGTTCTTCTAGTTCATTATCCATGCACCTGTTCTTCTAGTTCAGTATCCATGCACCTGTTCTTCTAGTTCAGTATCCATGCACCTGTTCTTCTAGTTCATTATCCATGCACCTGGTCTTCTAGTTCATTATCCATGCACCTGTTCTTCTAGTTCATTATCCATGCACCTGTTCTTCTAGTTCAGTATCCATGCACCTGTTCTTCTAGTTCAGTATCCATGCACCTGGTCTTCTAGTTCATTATCCATGCACCTGTTCTTCTAGTTCATTATCCATGCACCTGTTCTTCTAGTTCAGTATCCATGCACCTGTTCTTCTAGTTCAGTATCCATGCACCTGGTCTTCTAGTTCATTATCCATGCACCTGTTCTTCTAGTTCAGTATCCATGCACCTATTCTTCTAGTTCAGTATCCATGCACCTGTTCAACTGACTGTGTTTATTtcagcaataaggcacgagggggtgtggtatctGGCCAATATACAAcaggctaagggctgttcttacacacgatgcaacgcggagtgcctggatacagcccttagccatggtatattggccatataccacaaacccctgaggtgccttattgctattataaactggttaccaatgtaattagagcagtaaaaatacatgttttgtcatacccgtggtatacggtctgatataccacggttgttagccaatcagcatttagtGCTCAAACCACCTAGTTTAGAATTATATATTTTACCCCCCTCTTCCTCTGCACTCGTCTTGTGTTTGAATGACTGACTCTGTGCTCGTCTGTGTGCCCTGTCTGTGTTTTAATGGTTCTTGGTCTTCTGTGTGGCCTGTAGAGGCTTCAATGACTGAACCAGCCATCTGCTACATACTGGATGGAATCCTGCTCTTCTACTGCCTCATCACCACCTTGCTCTTCTTCAGAGCCAAGGTGGGTCACAATACACACTGTCTACCACTTGTCAGGTACTAGTTATTCAAGTGTATACAGTGGGGGTGAGTTTGTACACAGGTAATTACAGAGGCATGTTCCCGTACAATTAAATACTGTGAGAGGATGTATTATAGATACTGTACATGGATATAGAAGAGTCATtatctcttctgtctctgctttcccctctctcattatctcgctctcattatctctcattatctctctccctcatctcgctCATTATCTCGCTCTCATtatctctcattatctctctccctcatctcgctCATTATCTCGCTCTCATTATCTCTGCTTTCCTCTCTCATTATCTCGCATCTctttctcattatctctctccctcatctcgctCATTATCTCGCTCTCATTATCTCTGCTTTCCCCTCTCTCATCGTCTCTCTCATTATCGCTCTCCctcatctctatctgtctttgTCTGTAGTGCAAGTCTTCACCTGAACCCAAAGAGGACCCCACCCATGCAGTGAGTTCCCTAAAACGTCCCATAcctttcaagtgtgtgtgtgtgtgtgtgtgtgtgtgtgtgtcatcatggACATGACGTGGTACTGACATTCTGAATATATGTTTTTTTAAGGAACTCAAGCCAGGTGCTAATGCTGACGACCAACAGTCTGCAGCTACTAGACGGGTGAGGGAGTGGGGGGACTATTATGgctggtgtgtgagagaggcctTGTTCTAATTCCGTGTACAGATATTCGTGATCCGTATAGTCTTGCtaatgtgtttatgtttgtgGTTGTCCGTCTCAGAAGCGCAAACAGGAAACTAGTAGCGACACATACCAGGTAAAGACTTCTCTTTATACCACAAGTTTATTAGCGTGCTGAGACGTTGCAGAACACTGAGACCCTGAATGCAGCCAGTGTTTTGGATAGGTTCATCGCCTTCCACAAGCTCTTAATATTGAACTTGTATTTTGTTCTCTAGGCCCTCCAGATAAAAGATGATGGGAATGATGACTACCAGGTGATCATGTCCAAGGGGAGGGTAAGAGTCCATTAGGTCACTCACATGGAACATGACATTTAGGAAATAACTGTCCATCTCAACTATGTATCAACATGTGACATAGAAGATTGAAATAGTCAGGGTAGTGTATGCATATGTTATTTATATACattggagagatggaaagaggaaaTATCCACTCCGTGGCGTGTGGATAGTCATCAGGGTCTCATAATGCTGCTATCAAACTTACATGAGTAAAGGAAGACAAAACTAGGGCAACTCAATGTGACATGTTGTCCGTCTGTAGAATAACTCTAAAGGATATTAACCTACCTACTTTCTTCCTGTGGGTTCTCTCCTCACATGCTCACAAAAAGAAGAACAAGAAGGCCCAAGTCCCCCAGCCTCTCAGTGCAAAGACCCAGACCCGGGCCACTGCCCCACCACTACCTCCACACTGATCTGACCCAGTCACCTCTGGGCACGGAGGCAGCAGCCGACTCCACTTGCAGCTCTGCCCTGCACTGATTCAATCTCTTAACAGTACCTTTAGATTATTTTCCAACCTCTATGTGCATAGCAGTCTTCTACTCCTGAGCTCAACTCCCTGGCCTGTTATTGCATATTACAACTCAGCAGAAAAGTGTGCATGTCTTGTCAATGTGTATTATCATGTC includes these proteins:
- the LOC115161283 gene encoding high affinity immunoglobulin epsilon receptor subunit gamma isoform X1, whose amino-acid sequence is MTAPWWTGVVVILKLVSSAEASMTEPAICYILDGILLFYCLITTLLFFRAKCKSSPEPKEDPTHAELKPGANADDQQSAATRRKRKQETSSDTYQALQIKDDGNDDYQVIMSKGRKNKKAQVPQPLSAKTQTRATAPPLPPH
- the LOC115161283 gene encoding high affinity immunoglobulin epsilon receptor subunit gamma isoform X2, with protein sequence MTAPWWTGVVVILKLVSSAEASMTEPAICYILDGILLFYCLITTLLFFRAKCKSSPEPKEDPTHAELKPGANADDQQSAATRRKRKQETSSDTYQALQIKDDGNDDYQVIMSKGRNKKAQVPQPLSAKTQTRATAPPLPPH
- the LOC115161283 gene encoding T-cell surface glycoprotein CD3 zeta chain isoform X3 encodes the protein MTEPAICYILDGILLFYCLITTLLFFRAKCKSSPEPKEDPTHAELKPGANADDQQSAATRRKRKQETSSDTYQALQIKDDGNDDYQVIMSKGRKNKKAQVPQPLSAKTQTRATAPPLPPH
- the LOC115161283 gene encoding T-cell surface glycoprotein CD3 zeta chain isoform X4, which gives rise to MTEPAICYILDGILLFYCLITTLLFFRAKCKSSPEPKEDPTHAELKPGANADDQQSAATRRKRKQETSSDTYQALQIKDDGNDDYQVIMSKGRNKKAQVPQPLSAKTQTRATAPPLPPH